The genome window AGGGATGGTGGCCGCCGAGTTCAACTTCGACGTCACGTCAATGATGATTGAAAGGGCAAAAGCAGAGGCGGAGTTCCTAGGAGTGAAAATCACCAAGGAGATATTCGTCCCCGGTGTTTACGACATGCCGTTGGCCGTTAAGAAGCTCGCCGAGCAGAAAGACATCGACGCCGTGATAACCATCGGCGCAGTGATCAAAGGCGAGACGGACCACGACCAGGTGATCATAGCCCAGGCCGCGAGGAAGATCACCGACCTTTCGCTCGACTACAACAAGCCCATCGCCCTCGGGATCTCCGGACCGGGAGAGACACAGCT of Methanomassiliicoccaceae archaeon contains these proteins:
- the ribH gene encoding 6,7-dimethyl-8-ribityllumazine synthase, producing the protein MKEYRIGMVAAEFNFDVTSMMIERAKAEAEFLGVKITKEIFVPGVYDMPLAVKKLAEQKDIDAVITIGAVIKGETDHDQVIIAQAARKITDLSLDYNKPIALGISGPGETQLQAMDRIEKGRDAVDAVVKMLQRLEKI